A section of the Ornithinimicrobium sufpigmenti genome encodes:
- a CDS encoding DUF554 domain-containing protein yields the protein MDGAFPGLGTVINIVAVLGGASLGMLAGHRLSAHVRSVVTSCLGLVTLLMAILSALDVTSPALEETVGRGVPILIVLGSLLLGGITGAVLRIEQRLESLAGLVQHWVQRFGRPTEGTGAGARERFIEGWLTASLLFCVGPLTILGSLSDGLGRGIDQLVLKSALDFFAAMAFASTFGVGVLFSVVSVALIQGMLTLVGLTLGSVVPEAHIAALTATGGLLLVGIAFRLLDIKQVPVGDLLPALVFAPVLVSIAAAVT from the coding sequence ATGGATGGAGCCTTCCCCGGGCTGGGGACCGTCATCAACATCGTCGCGGTCCTCGGCGGCGCCTCCCTGGGGATGCTCGCCGGCCACCGGCTCTCGGCGCACGTGCGCTCGGTCGTCACCAGCTGCCTGGGCCTGGTGACGCTGCTGATGGCGATCCTGTCCGCCCTCGACGTGACCTCTCCGGCCCTGGAGGAGACCGTCGGGCGTGGGGTGCCCATCCTCATCGTCCTCGGCAGCCTCCTCCTGGGCGGCATCACCGGGGCGGTGCTGCGGATCGAGCAACGGCTGGAGTCGCTCGCCGGCCTGGTGCAGCACTGGGTCCAGCGCTTCGGGCGCCCGACCGAGGGCACCGGTGCCGGCGCCCGGGAGCGGTTCATCGAGGGCTGGCTGACCGCCTCCCTGCTCTTCTGCGTGGGCCCGCTGACGATCCTCGGCTCCTTGTCCGACGGGCTCGGGCGGGGGATCGACCAGCTGGTCCTGAAGTCGGCGCTGGACTTCTTCGCCGCGATGGCGTTCGCCTCCACGTTCGGGGTCGGCGTGCTCTTCTCCGTGGTGTCGGTGGCGCTCATCCAGGGCATGCTGACCCTCGTGGGTCTCACCCTGGGTTCGGTGGTGCCGGAGGCGCACATCGCGGCGCTGACCGCCACCGGCGGGCTGCTGCTGGTCGGAATCGCCTTCCGGCTGCTCGACATCAAGCAGGTCCCGGTCGGTGACCTGCTCCCGGCGCTCGTCTTCGCGCCCGTGCTGGTCAGCATCGCCGCTGCCGTCACCTGA
- a CDS encoding ANTAR domain-containing response regulator, translating into MQGGTEAGAPEPAVDGGGGDAEEPETQGLRILLAEDEALIRMDLAEMLTEAGHHIVGQASDGEQAVSLAQETKPDMVVMDIKMPGMDGISAAEQIGRDGVAPVVMLTAFSDKNLVERARDAGVMSYVVKPFSAADVLPAIDIARARWAERQALEAEVADLGERFETRKRVDRAKGLLMTQLKLTEADAFRWIQKAAMDRRLSMREVADAVIAGMPAKK; encoded by the coding sequence CTGCAGGGGGGCACCGAGGCCGGGGCCCCCGAGCCAGCCGTCGACGGGGGCGGCGGAGACGCTGAGGAGCCGGAGACGCAGGGTCTGCGCATCCTCCTCGCCGAGGACGAGGCGCTCATCCGGATGGACCTGGCCGAGATGCTGACCGAGGCCGGCCACCACATCGTCGGGCAGGCCAGCGACGGCGAGCAGGCCGTGTCCCTGGCGCAGGAGACCAAGCCCGACATGGTCGTCATGGACATCAAGATGCCCGGCATGGACGGGATCTCTGCCGCCGAGCAGATCGGCCGCGACGGCGTGGCCCCGGTCGTGATGCTCACCGCGTTCAGCGACAAGAACCTGGTCGAGCGCGCCCGCGACGCCGGTGTCATGTCCTACGTCGTCAAGCCGTTCAGCGCCGCCGACGTGCTGCCGGCCATCGACATCGCCCGCGCCCGCTGGGCCGAGCGCCAGGCGCTGGAGGCCGAGGTCGCCGACCTGGGGGAGCGGTTCGAGACCCGCAAGCGGGTCGACCGCGCCAAGGGTCTGCTCATGACCCAGCTCAAGCTCACCGAGGCCGACGCCTTCCGGTGGATCCAGAAGGCGGCGATGGACCGCCGCCTGTCGATGCGCGAGGTCGCCGACGCCGTCATCGCTGGCATGCCCGCGAAGAAGTAG
- a CDS encoding HGxxPAAW family protein, which yields MTIDLDPSATSRPAAGTCTKEHHPMHEDNHGHSTAAWVGVTIMLIGAVVGCWGVFAGPDVLLYVGLGLGVVGALAWYGMERAGFGGASRVAQHDG from the coding sequence ATGACCATCGACCTGGACCCGTCGGCGACGAGCCGACCGGCAGCCGGGACCTGCACCAAGGAGCACCACCCCATGCACGAAGACAACCACGGCCACAGCACCGCAGCCTGGGTCGGCGTCACGATCATGCTGATCGGCGCGGTCGTCGGCTGCTGGGGCGTCTTCGCCGGCCCCGACGTGCTGCTCTACGTCGGTCTCGGTCTGGGCGTCGTCGGTGCGCTGGCCTGGTACGGCATGGAGCGGGCCGGGTTCGGCGGCGCGTCGAGGGTCGCGCAGCACGACGGCTGA
- the trpA gene encoding tryptophan synthase subunit alpha: MNALDAVFARCREEDRAALVAYLPAGYPDLDGSLAAVRAVAESGADIVEVGVPYTDPLMDGPVIEQAAAQALAGGFRFHQVLDVVRAVHEAGAVPVVMSYWNPVLRHGPARFAADLAEAGGAGLITPDLIPDEASAWRDAATQHDLAPIFLVAPSSTDERLAMTVQACRGFVYVASTMGVTGARDEVGEGAVRLVERTRAVTDLPLCVGLGVSTGAQAAQIAAYADGVIVGSALVRAIGQDPRLDALRTLTQELAEGVRGR, encoded by the coding sequence GTGAACGCCCTGGACGCAGTCTTCGCCCGGTGCCGCGAGGAGGACCGCGCCGCGCTGGTCGCCTACCTCCCGGCCGGCTACCCCGACCTCGACGGCTCCCTCGCTGCGGTCCGGGCGGTCGCCGAGAGCGGCGCCGACATCGTCGAGGTCGGCGTCCCCTACACCGACCCCCTCATGGACGGACCCGTCATCGAGCAGGCCGCCGCGCAGGCCCTGGCCGGCGGCTTCCGCTTCCACCAGGTGCTCGACGTGGTGCGAGCCGTGCACGAAGCCGGTGCGGTGCCCGTCGTCATGTCCTACTGGAACCCGGTCCTGCGTCACGGCCCCGCACGGTTCGCCGCCGACCTGGCCGAGGCCGGTGGCGCAGGCCTCATCACGCCCGACCTCATCCCGGACGAGGCCTCGGCGTGGCGGGACGCCGCCACGCAGCACGACCTTGCCCCGATCTTCCTGGTCGCCCCCAGCTCCACCGACGAACGGCTGGCGATGACCGTCCAGGCCTGCCGCGGCTTCGTCTACGTCGCCTCCACGATGGGCGTCACCGGCGCCCGGGACGAGGTCGGCGAGGGCGCCGTCCGGCTGGTGGAACGCACCCGCGCCGTCACCGACCTGCCGCTGTGCGTCGGCCTCGGCGTGAGCACGGGGGCCCAGGCGGCGCAGATCGCTGCCTATGCCGACGGCGTCATCGTCGGCTCCGCCCTCGTCCGGGCGATCGGGCAGGACCCGCGCCTCGACGCCCTCCGGACCCTCACCCAGGAGCTCGCCGAAGGGGTGCGCGGCCGGTGA
- a CDS encoding MauE/DoxX family redox-associated membrane protein — MTHDADLRTDPADAGAEPVRGGGEAAYRSRSGMVGKLGKVGWVTMAGLLARVGLGVVLIAAGLPKLMDVTGSVQNVMAYELFDYGTARFIGTMLPVVEIVLGVLLVLGLFTRAAAAAGGLLMIVFIAGIASAWARGLTIDCGCFGSGGPVEPGETTYLLDILRDLLFLAMAAWLVVRPRTPLALDTLITKGR; from the coding sequence GTGACCCACGACGCCGACCTGCGCACCGACCCGGCGGACGCCGGAGCCGAGCCGGTCAGGGGTGGCGGGGAGGCTGCATACCGGAGCCGCTCCGGCATGGTCGGCAAGCTGGGCAAGGTCGGTTGGGTCACCATGGCCGGCCTGCTGGCCCGCGTCGGCCTCGGGGTGGTGCTGATCGCCGCCGGCCTGCCCAAGCTGATGGACGTCACCGGCTCCGTCCAGAACGTCATGGCCTACGAGCTGTTCGACTACGGGACGGCCCGCTTCATCGGCACCATGCTGCCGGTCGTGGAGATCGTGCTCGGCGTGCTGCTGGTGCTGGGCCTGTTCACCCGCGCGGCAGCCGCCGCGGGTGGTCTGCTCATGATCGTCTTCATCGCCGGGATCGCCTCGGCTTGGGCCCGGGGCCTGACCATCGACTGCGGCTGCTTCGGCAGCGGCGGACCGGTGGAGCCGGGGGAGACCACCTACCTGCTGGACATCCTGCGCGACCTGCTCTTCCTGGCCATGGCGGCCTGGCTGGTGGTCCGCCCGCGCACCCCGCTCGCCCTCGACACCCTGATCACGAAAGGTCGCTGA
- a CDS encoding DsbA family protein — MPRPPAPQVKPVPTKGPSGVLIGAVVVLVLALIAGLVWAVTRDGADLSAEGSAHALAEGGGVSLGPGPDADVPQLHIYGDFQCPWCGVLEDAIGESVQEKVDAGDAHLTITLMSFLDGRLPGENSVRAANAALCADDQDAFLPYYRQVYLNRPAEQGAGWSDEQLVSFAGAAGIGDDDLETFTSCVQDLTYEDYVHAMQERANQDGVSGTPRLFVDGTQITDEQMQGLMENSLTLDEVIAAHS; from the coding sequence ATGCCCCGTCCGCCCGCACCCCAGGTCAAGCCGGTCCCCACCAAGGGGCCCTCCGGCGTTCTCATCGGCGCCGTCGTGGTGCTGGTGCTCGCGCTCATCGCCGGCCTGGTGTGGGCCGTGACCCGCGACGGGGCCGACCTGTCGGCGGAGGGCTCGGCCCACGCGCTGGCGGAGGGTGGCGGGGTCAGCCTGGGCCCCGGACCGGACGCGGACGTGCCGCAGCTGCACATCTACGGTGACTTCCAGTGCCCGTGGTGCGGGGTGCTGGAGGACGCGATCGGTGAGTCGGTCCAGGAGAAGGTGGACGCCGGCGACGCCCATCTCACCATCACGCTGATGTCCTTCCTGGACGGGCGCCTTCCCGGTGAGAACTCCGTGCGCGCAGCCAACGCCGCGCTGTGCGCCGACGACCAGGACGCCTTCCTGCCCTACTACCGGCAGGTCTACCTCAACCGTCCCGCCGAGCAGGGGGCCGGGTGGAGCGACGAGCAGCTGGTCTCCTTCGCCGGGGCGGCCGGCATCGGCGACGACGACCTGGAGACCTTCACCAGCTGCGTGCAGGACCTGACGTACGAGGACTATGTGCACGCCATGCAGGAGCGGGCCAACCAGGACGGGGTCAGCGGGACCCCCCGCCTGTTCGTCGACGGTACCCAGATCACCGACGAGCAGATGCAGGGACTGATGGAGAACAGCCTCACCCTCGACGAGGTCATCGCCGCACACTCCTGA
- a CDS encoding ABC transporter ATP-binding protein has translation MSTPASSGGSRIEAQSDLGTLDTLKRGLQLSPELRKGLLVTALIAVVATLGRVVIPFVVQQTTDNGILAEGGVDVGYVLRAIFLAAGVVAITSVAQYAVNVRLFTAAESGLATLRLKAFRHIHDLSVLTQSTERRGALVSRVTSDVDTISMFVQFGGLMLLISTAQIVLATILMLIYSPALALVAYLCLLPLIVLVRYLQPVLGRAYGLVRTRVGDMLGAVSESIVGATTIRAYGVEERTAERIDRSIEAHRQSAIRAQIRSVLAFVSGQTFAGITTAVVLVVGTVLAARGHLTLGQLLAFLFLVNLFTQPVLMATEILNELQNAVAGWRRVIGVVDTAADVSDPGEDGVVQERGPITVDFEDVWYAYPGGEPVLRDVNLRIEPHTRVAIVGETGSGKTTMAKLLTRLMDPAGGRVLLDGTDLRRIPFSTLRRRVVLVPQEGFLFDQNLRENIRFGKPEASDEDIDLAVTELGLDAWVAGLPHGLDTRVGQRGESLSAGERQLVAIARAYLADPDLLVLDEATSAVDPSTEVRVQRALEGLTTGRTSVAIAHRLSTAEAADVVVVVDQGRIVEVGHHRDLVGQGGVYARMHASWAAQRTG, from the coding sequence ATGAGCACCCCGGCGAGCTCCGGCGGCAGCCGGATCGAGGCGCAGAGCGACCTCGGCACCCTGGACACCCTCAAGCGGGGCCTGCAGCTCTCGCCGGAGCTCCGCAAGGGGCTGCTGGTCACCGCGCTGATCGCGGTCGTGGCCACCCTGGGCCGCGTGGTCATCCCGTTCGTCGTCCAGCAGACGACCGACAACGGCATCCTGGCCGAGGGCGGCGTCGACGTCGGCTACGTCCTGCGCGCGATCTTCCTGGCGGCCGGGGTGGTCGCGATCACCTCGGTGGCGCAGTATGCCGTGAACGTCCGGCTCTTCACCGCGGCCGAGTCGGGCCTGGCCACCCTGCGGCTCAAGGCGTTCCGGCACATCCACGACCTGTCGGTGCTGACCCAGAGCACCGAGCGGCGCGGCGCCCTGGTCTCCCGCGTCACCAGCGACGTGGACACGATCTCGATGTTCGTGCAGTTCGGCGGGCTGATGCTGCTCATCAGCACCGCGCAGATCGTCCTGGCGACCATCCTCATGCTCATCTACAGCCCGGCCCTGGCGCTCGTGGCCTACCTGTGCCTGCTGCCGCTCATCGTCCTGGTCCGCTACCTCCAGCCGGTGCTGGGCCGGGCCTACGGCCTGGTCCGGACCCGGGTCGGCGACATGCTGGGTGCGGTCAGCGAGTCCATCGTCGGCGCCACCACCATCCGCGCCTACGGGGTCGAGGAGCGCACCGCCGAGCGCATCGACCGGTCCATCGAGGCCCACCGGCAGTCCGCGATCCGGGCCCAGATCCGCTCGGTCCTCGCCTTCGTCTCCGGCCAGACCTTCGCCGGGATCACCACCGCCGTCGTGCTCGTGGTCGGGACCGTGCTCGCCGCCCGCGGACACCTGACCCTCGGGCAGCTGCTGGCCTTCCTCTTCCTGGTGAACCTGTTCACCCAGCCGGTGCTGATGGCGACCGAGATCCTCAACGAGCTGCAGAACGCGGTCGCCGGCTGGCGCCGCGTCATCGGTGTCGTCGACACCGCGGCCGACGTCTCCGACCCTGGCGAGGACGGGGTCGTGCAGGAGCGGGGTCCGATCACCGTGGACTTCGAGGACGTCTGGTACGCCTACCCCGGCGGGGAGCCGGTGCTGCGCGACGTCAACCTGCGCATCGAGCCGCATACCAGGGTGGCGATCGTGGGGGAGACCGGGTCGGGCAAGACCACGATGGCCAAGCTGCTGACCCGCCTGATGGACCCCGCGGGCGGCCGCGTGCTGCTGGACGGCACCGACCTGCGACGGATCCCGTTCTCCACGCTCCGCCGGCGGGTCGTCCTCGTCCCGCAGGAGGGGTTCCTCTTCGACCAGAACCTGCGCGAGAACATCCGCTTCGGCAAGCCCGAGGCCAGCGACGAGGACATCGACCTCGCCGTGACCGAGCTGGGTCTGGACGCCTGGGTGGCCGGGCTCCCGCACGGCCTGGACACCCGGGTGGGTCAGCGTGGGGAGTCCCTGTCGGCGGGGGAACGGCAGCTCGTCGCGATCGCCCGGGCCTACCTTGCCGACCCCGACCTGCTCGTCCTCGACGAGGCGACCAGCGCCGTGGACCCCTCGACCGAGGTCAGGGTCCAGCGTGCGCTGGAAGGCCTGACGACCGGGCGCACCTCGGTCGCCATCGCCCACCGGCTCTCGACCGCGGAGGCGGCCGACGTGGTGGTCGTGGTCGACCAGGGCCGGATCGTCGAGGTCGGGCACCACCGCGACCTGGTCGGGCAGGGCGGTGTCTACGCACGGATGCACGCCTCCTGGGCGGCCCAGCGGACCGGCTGA
- the trpB gene encoding tryptophan synthase subunit beta: protein MSTATGRFGEFGGRFVPEALVAALEELDAARTAAMADPDFRAELDLLHQTYTGRPSPLTEVPRFARHAGRARVFLKREDLNHTGSHKINNVLGQALLAVRMGKRRVIAETGAGQHGVATATAAALMGLECTVYMGEVDTRRQALNVARMRLLGATVVPVATGSATLKDAINEAMRDWVTNVGHTHYLLGTVTGPHPFPTMVRDFHAVIGQEAREQVQTAAGRLPDAVCACVGGGSNAMGIFHAFRDDAEVALRGFEAGGEGPEQGRHASRFSGGLPGVLHGAATYVLQDEDGQTLETHSVSAGLDYPSVGPEHAFLHDTGRASYEPVTDADAMDAFALLCRTEGIIPAIESAHALAGALRVGHELTAAAGEDGPEPVVLVNLSGRGDKDVDTAARWFGLVDGQELVEAEQLKASEPVAEAEGSGW from the coding sequence GTGAGCACGGCGACCGGCCGGTTCGGCGAGTTCGGCGGACGCTTCGTGCCCGAGGCACTGGTCGCGGCGCTGGAGGAGCTGGACGCCGCCCGCACCGCGGCGATGGCCGACCCAGACTTCCGGGCCGAGCTCGACCTGCTGCACCAGACCTACACGGGACGACCCAGCCCGCTGACCGAGGTGCCCCGGTTCGCCCGGCACGCCGGTCGCGCGCGGGTCTTCCTCAAGCGGGAGGACCTCAACCACACCGGCTCGCACAAGATCAACAACGTGCTCGGGCAGGCGCTGCTCGCCGTGCGGATGGGCAAGCGCCGGGTCATCGCCGAGACCGGCGCGGGCCAGCACGGCGTCGCGACCGCGACCGCGGCCGCCCTGATGGGCCTGGAGTGCACGGTCTACATGGGTGAGGTCGACACCCGCCGCCAGGCGCTCAACGTGGCCCGGATGCGGCTGCTCGGCGCCACCGTGGTGCCCGTCGCCACCGGCAGCGCCACGCTCAAGGACGCCATCAACGAGGCGATGCGCGACTGGGTCACCAACGTCGGGCACACCCACTACCTGCTGGGCACCGTGACCGGGCCCCACCCCTTCCCGACCATGGTGCGCGACTTCCACGCGGTCATCGGTCAGGAGGCCCGCGAGCAGGTGCAGACCGCGGCCGGCCGCCTGCCGGACGCCGTGTGCGCGTGCGTCGGCGGTGGCTCCAACGCGATGGGGATCTTCCACGCCTTCCGCGACGACGCCGAGGTGGCGCTGCGGGGCTTCGAGGCCGGGGGTGAGGGCCCCGAGCAGGGCCGGCACGCCTCCCGCTTCTCCGGGGGGCTCCCGGGGGTGCTGCACGGCGCCGCGACATACGTGCTGCAGGACGAGGACGGCCAGACCCTGGAGACCCACTCGGTCTCGGCCGGGCTGGACTACCCCAGCGTCGGTCCCGAGCACGCCTTCCTGCACGACACCGGGCGCGCCTCCTACGAGCCCGTGACCGACGCCGACGCGATGGACGCCTTCGCTCTGCTCTGCCGCACCGAGGGCATCATCCCGGCCATCGAGAGCGCCCACGCCCTCGCCGGGGCCCTGCGCGTGGGGCACGAGCTGACCGCGGCCGCGGGGGAGGACGGACCCGAGCCGGTGGTCCTGGTCAACCTGTCCGGGCGCGGCGACAAGGACGTGGACACGGCGGCCCGCTGGTTCGGGCTCGTCGACGGCCAGGAGCTGGTCGAGGCCGAGCAGCTCAAGGCCTCCGAGCCGGTCGCCGAGGCGGAAGGGAGCGGCTGGTGA
- the trpC gene encoding indole-3-glycerol phosphate synthase TrpC: MPTVLDQIIDGVREDLAVRRADRPLTQVQESAAAAPSPRDALAALTERRGVHIIAEVKRSSPSKGALAAIADPAALAADYAAGGASVISVLTEQRRFGGSLADLDAVRARVDVPVLRKDFVVDPYQVWEARAHGADLVLLIVAALPQEVLQGLLERVESLGMHALVEVHDEEELGRALDAGARIVGVNNRDLRTLEVDRDTFGRLAPGIPAGRVAVAESGIRGPLDVMAAAEAGAGAVLVGEALVTGSSPRDAVAELVAAGAHPAVRGQHAGTRGGER; this comes from the coding sequence GTGCCCACCGTGCTGGATCAGATCATCGACGGAGTCCGCGAGGACCTTGCCGTACGCCGTGCCGACCGCCCCCTGACCCAGGTGCAGGAGAGCGCGGCCGCCGCGCCCTCCCCCCGGGACGCCCTCGCAGCGCTCACCGAGCGCCGGGGGGTCCACATCATCGCCGAGGTGAAGCGCAGCAGCCCCTCCAAGGGCGCTCTCGCGGCCATCGCCGACCCCGCGGCCCTGGCGGCCGACTATGCCGCCGGAGGGGCCAGCGTCATCAGCGTCCTCACCGAGCAGCGTCGGTTCGGCGGCTCCCTCGCCGACCTCGATGCGGTTCGGGCGCGGGTGGACGTCCCCGTCCTGCGCAAGGACTTCGTCGTCGACCCCTACCAGGTGTGGGAGGCCCGGGCGCACGGGGCAGACCTGGTCCTGCTCATCGTCGCGGCCCTGCCCCAAGAGGTCCTCCAGGGCCTGCTGGAGCGGGTGGAGTCGCTGGGCATGCACGCCCTGGTCGAGGTGCACGACGAGGAGGAGCTGGGTCGCGCCCTCGACGCCGGCGCCCGCATCGTCGGCGTGAACAACCGCGACCTGCGCACGCTGGAGGTGGACCGGGACACCTTCGGGCGGCTGGCGCCCGGCATCCCGGCCGGTCGGGTCGCGGTCGCCGAGTCCGGCATCCGCGGCCCTCTGGACGTCATGGCGGCAGCCGAGGCCGGCGCTGGGGCGGTCCTCGTCGGCGAGGCCCTGGTCACCGGCAGCTCACCCCGCGACGCGGTGGCCGAGCTGGTGGCGGCCGGCGCCCACCCGGCGGTCCGCGGCCAGCACGCCGGGACCCGCGGGGGTGAGCGGTGA
- the pyk gene encoding pyruvate kinase, producing MRRAKIVCTLGPATDSYEQIEALVHAGMDVARLNLSHGSHEEHHERYLRVRQASDAEGHAVAVLADLQGPKIRTGTFASGPVTLATGDAFTITTRAVTGDQGSVGTTYGGLPGDVAVGDPLLIDDGKVMLRAVEVTETDVVSEVVTGGVVSNNKGINLPGALVSVPAMSEKDIEDLRWALRTGVDIIALSFVRSAEDIEDVHRIMDEEGRRVPVIAKIEKPQAVQNLEEIVDAFDGIMVARGDLGVELPLEQVPLVQKDAIQLSRERAKPVIVATQVLESMIENPRPTRAEASDCANAVLDGADAIMLSGETSVGAYPIRAVSTMADIIASTEDHGLHRIAPIRTVPRTPGGAVTRAAITLADALDNHGVKYLVTFTQSGDTARRMARVRPRTPMLAFTTEQDTRSQLALTWGVETFLVPFVWHTDQMVLQVEDALLREGRCQHGDLVIIVAGSPPGVSGTTNALRLHRVGDTIFGNAPSYSDEPVV from the coding sequence ATGCGTCGAGCCAAGATCGTCTGCACCCTGGGACCAGCCACCGACTCCTACGAGCAGATCGAAGCGCTCGTCCACGCCGGGATGGATGTGGCCCGGCTCAACCTCTCGCACGGCAGCCACGAGGAGCACCACGAGCGCTACCTCAGGGTGCGGCAGGCCAGCGACGCCGAGGGGCACGCGGTCGCGGTGCTGGCCGACCTGCAGGGCCCCAAGATCCGCACCGGCACCTTCGCCAGCGGACCGGTCACCCTCGCGACCGGTGACGCCTTCACCATCACCACGCGTGCGGTGACCGGCGACCAGGGCAGCGTCGGCACCACCTACGGCGGCCTGCCCGGCGACGTCGCCGTCGGCGACCCCCTGCTCATCGACGACGGCAAGGTGATGCTGCGGGCGGTGGAGGTGACCGAGACCGACGTCGTCAGCGAGGTCGTCACCGGAGGCGTCGTCTCCAACAACAAGGGCATCAACCTGCCCGGTGCCCTGGTCAGCGTCCCGGCCATGTCGGAGAAGGACATCGAGGACCTGCGCTGGGCCCTGCGCACCGGCGTCGACATCATCGCCCTGTCGTTCGTCCGCTCCGCCGAGGACATCGAGGACGTGCACCGGATCATGGACGAGGAGGGCCGACGCGTCCCGGTCATCGCCAAGATCGAGAAGCCGCAGGCGGTGCAGAACCTCGAGGAGATCGTCGACGCCTTCGACGGCATCATGGTCGCCCGCGGTGACCTCGGCGTCGAGCTGCCGCTGGAGCAGGTGCCGCTGGTGCAGAAGGACGCCATCCAGCTCAGCCGCGAGCGGGCCAAGCCGGTGATCGTGGCGACCCAGGTGCTGGAGTCGATGATCGAGAACCCGCGGCCCACCCGGGCCGAGGCCTCCGACTGCGCGAACGCGGTGCTCGACGGCGCCGACGCGATCATGCTCTCCGGCGAGACCTCGGTCGGCGCCTACCCCATCCGGGCGGTGAGCACGATGGCGGACATCATCGCGTCCACCGAGGACCACGGGCTGCACCGCATCGCCCCCATCCGGACCGTGCCGCGCACCCCCGGCGGTGCGGTCACCCGGGCCGCGATCACCCTCGCCGACGCCCTGGACAACCACGGCGTCAAGTACCTGGTGACCTTCACCCAGAGCGGTGACACCGCGCGCCGGATGGCTCGCGTCCGGCCCCGCACCCCGATGCTCGCGTTCACCACCGAGCAGGACACCCGGTCCCAGCTGGCGCTCACCTGGGGGGTGGAGACCTTCCTCGTCCCCTTCGTCTGGCACACCGACCAGATGGTGCTGCAGGTCGAGGACGCGCTGCTGCGCGAGGGCCGCTGCCAGCACGGGGACCTGGTGATCATCGTCGCCGGCTCGCCCCCCGGTGTCTCCGGCACCACCAACGCCCTGCGCCTGCACCGCGTCGGCGACACGATCTTCGGCAACGCCCCGAGCTACTCCGACGAGCCCGTCGTCTAG
- a CDS encoding hotdog fold thioesterase — translation MADNAHPTSALRPDEVPFAMIGTLAERMGMELLEADVQRTVARMPVAGNTQPYGLLHGGASAALAETVGSIGAALHAGADRIAVGVDLNATHHRAVRDGHVTAVATPLSLGRSVAAYEIVVTDDEGRRVCTARLTCALRERPPGA, via the coding sequence ATGGCCGACAATGCTCACCCCACGTCCGCGCTGCGCCCCGACGAGGTCCCGTTCGCGATGATCGGCACCCTGGCCGAGCGGATGGGGATGGAGCTGCTGGAGGCCGACGTGCAGCGCACCGTGGCCCGGATGCCGGTCGCGGGCAACACCCAGCCCTACGGTCTCCTGCACGGGGGTGCCTCGGCGGCGCTCGCCGAGACCGTGGGGTCCATCGGGGCGGCGCTGCACGCCGGCGCCGACCGCATCGCCGTGGGGGTGGACCTCAACGCTACCCACCACCGGGCCGTCCGCGACGGGCACGTGACAGCAGTCGCCACGCCGCTCTCGCTCGGCCGCTCCGTCGCTGCCTACGAGATCGTGGTGACCGACGACGAGGGGCGTCGCGTGTGCACCGCCCGTCTCACCTGCGCGCTGCGCGAGCGCCCGCCCGGGGCCTGA